A genome region from Chloroflexota bacterium includes the following:
- a CDS encoding extracellular solute-binding protein, whose protein sequence is MIRTRVSRASRLLLSLFLVILVLPSASLAGPSREAAAQEAIEVVQIGLTQNYPNFPELLALFAKQEPNIKIVQAPQSGGSGSTLARLKTEGENTQVSLVFFGQALGPQFRDADVLAPIQPTGAEFLLPTDHDPNGLYYSWALWTPAFIYNKDQMANPPKSYADLPNAEGRISYDNPVTSASGMIFLVGAILANGGTIENPEPGFEYLKKLRSKITTYPSSGGESLSLVQKGELGLIVHYSEANLYNKYFENAPIEVVVPKEGMPLSALSVGVAKYAPQAEAAKKFVDFLLTPEAQNLLASRYFRPARTDITVPAEVRANYPENYEAGYPFDWDSILPYQKAWLDRWNAEIK, encoded by the coding sequence ATGATTCGGACTCGTGTCTCCCGCGCGTCACGGCTGCTGTTGTCCCTCTTCCTGGTGATCCTGGTGCTGCCCTCGGCCAGCCTGGCCGGCCCCTCGCGTGAGGCCGCGGCGCAGGAGGCCATCGAGGTCGTGCAGATCGGCCTGACCCAGAACTACCCGAACTTCCCCGAGCTGCTGGCCCTCTTCGCGAAGCAGGAGCCGAACATCAAGATCGTGCAGGCGCCGCAATCGGGCGGGAGCGGCAGCACCCTGGCCCGCTTGAAGACCGAAGGCGAGAACACCCAGGTCAGCCTCGTGTTCTTCGGGCAGGCGCTCGGGCCGCAGTTCCGCGACGCCGACGTGCTCGCGCCGATCCAGCCCACGGGCGCTGAGTTCCTGCTTCCCACCGACCACGATCCGAACGGCCTCTACTACTCCTGGGCGCTCTGGACGCCGGCCTTCATCTACAACAAGGATCAGATGGCGAACCCGCCCAAGAGCTACGCCGACCTGCCCAACGCCGAAGGCCGCATCTCCTACGACAACCCGGTCACCTCGGCCTCGGGCATGATCTTCCTGGTCGGCGCGATCCTGGCGAACGGCGGGACCATCGAGAACCCGGAGCCGGGCTTCGAGTACCTGAAGAAGCTGCGCTCGAAGATCACCACCTACCCGTCGTCGGGCGGCGAGTCGCTGTCGCTGGTGCAGAAGGGCGAGCTGGGCCTGATCGTCCACTACAGCGAGGCCAACCTCTACAACAAGTACTTCGAGAACGCCCCGATCGAGGTCGTCGTGCCGAAGGAGGGGATGCCCCTCTCGGCGCTGTCCGTTGGCGTGGCGAAGTACGCCCCGCAGGCTGAGGCGGCGAAGAAGTTCGTGGACTTCCTGCTGACGCCCGAGGCCCAGAACCTGCTCGCCAGCCGCTACTTCCGCCCGGCCCGCACCGACATCACCGTGCCGGCTGAGGTCCGCGCGAACTACCCCGAGAACTACGAGGCCGGCTACCCGTTCGACTGGGACAGCATCCTGCCGTACCAGAAGGCGTGGCTGGACCGCTGGAACGCCGAGATCAAGTAG
- a CDS encoding ABC transporter ATP-binding protein, giving the protein MPTVSGVSVSIVDARVRLGNTLVLDGLSLEVAAGECVALLGSSGSGKTTILRLLGGLVPAERGAIFADGREIGKLPPERRGMAMIHQRFLLFPHLTAGENVAFGLPYRGVPRGEHGQRVADLLRLVGLEGLAGRYPHELSGGQQQRVAIARALATRPRVLLLDEPLNSLDQPIRERLLDELRALHRAEGWTMLYVTHDQAEAARIAAQVAVLEGGRILQIAPYETLREQPASEAVARVLGLRNLTPAVLRDGSLHLTDLDVRAAWDGPAPATAASPLLAYLPPDRLTPGPGGPGCLRVDGTVDEVASLPHAVLVQVRRGSGRLQAIVTRSTLAAAGIVVGGPLTLSIEAGSVHLLAEQRDEQTVPTGDSRSLPLTQRL; this is encoded by the coding sequence ATGCCGACGGTATCCGGGGTATCCGTCAGCATCGTGGATGCGCGGGTGCGGCTTGGCAACACGCTCGTGCTGGACGGCCTCTCGCTGGAGGTGGCGGCCGGCGAGTGCGTGGCCCTGCTGGGGAGCAGCGGCAGCGGCAAGACGACCATCCTCCGGCTGCTGGGGGGGCTGGTCCCGGCCGAGCGGGGAGCGATCTTCGCCGATGGGCGGGAGATCGGCAAGCTGCCGCCGGAGCGGCGCGGCATGGCGATGATCCACCAGCGGTTCCTGCTCTTTCCGCACCTGACGGCCGGCGAGAACGTCGCGTTCGGGCTGCCGTATCGCGGCGTCCCGCGCGGCGAGCACGGCCAGCGTGTGGCCGACTTGCTGCGGCTGGTCGGGCTGGAGGGGCTGGCCGGGCGCTACCCGCACGAGCTGTCCGGCGGGCAGCAGCAGCGGGTGGCCATCGCCAGGGCGCTGGCGACGCGTCCCCGCGTGCTCCTGCTCGACGAGCCGCTCAACAGCCTGGATCAGCCGATCCGCGAGCGGCTGCTGGACGAGCTGCGGGCGCTCCACCGGGCCGAGGGCTGGACGATGCTGTACGTCACGCACGACCAGGCTGAGGCGGCGAGGATCGCGGCGCAGGTGGCGGTATTGGAAGGCGGGCGCATCCTCCAGATCGCGCCCTACGAGACGTTGCGGGAGCAGCCGGCCTCGGAGGCAGTGGCGCGGGTGCTGGGACTGCGGAACCTGACGCCGGCCGTGCTCCGCGATGGCTCGCTGCACCTGACCGACCTCGACGTGCGGGCCGCCTGGGACGGGCCGGCTCCCGCGACGGCTGCCAGCCCGCTCCTGGCCTACCTGCCGCCCGACCGGCTGACACCGGGTCCAGGTGGGCCGGGCTGCCTCCGCGTCGATGGGACGGTGGACGAGGTGGCGTCGTTGCCACACGCCGTGCTGGTGCAGGTGCGGCGGGGGTCCGGGCGGCTCCAGGCCATCGTCACCCGCTCGACGCTGGCGGCCGCGGGTATCGTGGTGGGCGGGCCGCTGACGCTGAGCATCGAGGCAGGCAGCGTCCATCTGCTGGCCGAGCAGCGCGACGAGCAGACCGTTCCGACTGGGGACTCCCGGAGCCTGCCGCTCACG
- a CDS encoding iron ABC transporter permease, with translation MVSLPGRGPGRVGGMLLAAGAVWGLYLLLLLGLIGALVVSAAAPGNVGGRFLPLVAPGSVREALVRTHAVASVATLLVLVLGTLFLFCWRLRPGPSLTPILRAPLLLHGFPAALAYLIVFGNAGWLNRILQALLGLSQPPLPLAFSVEALLLFFSIFGLPYFLAYTIVAVGREAADFEDTGRLLGAGPFETFRRVTLPLTGPALRAAACLAYILVAGSLAVPMLIGGARHALLSAEIFSQLTSFADVSRASALALGLALTLFVALTLVERLVAAGVRLLASGRLFRPRAAADGSDGAAAEGARGRRLQSWLAAAYQWGWAALLALLVLTPLYASFVGDWGNSLLPRTWTLRWYLQVDPRFWSSVQLSIVLSFAAVLLTLALGLPLAAAWRFAPLPGKGVLRVLVLLPIGVPGFLWGLSLLVLAHATAPALARGPALLVVGQAFLALPFMVRVLMAALEGLDGEYLAVAAGLGAGRWERTRRVLLPLLLPSIGVGAALVFVRTFGESNLALMVAPTRYQTAPLWLYEAVGVSGIGAASALEVFLVAAPLMVLLSWEAWLRRRAPWSLARAALPV, from the coding sequence GTGGTCTCTCTGCCCGGGCGTGGCCCCGGCCGTGTCGGCGGCATGCTGCTGGCGGCCGGGGCCGTCTGGGGCCTGTACCTGCTGTTGCTGCTGGGGCTGATCGGGGCGCTGGTCGTGTCGGCGGCAGCGCCGGGCAACGTCGGCGGGCGCTTCCTGCCGCTGGTGGCCCCGGGCAGCGTCCGCGAGGCCCTGGTGCGGACGCACGCCGTCGCCAGTGTGGCAACGCTCCTGGTGCTGGTGCTGGGGACGCTGTTCCTGTTCTGCTGGAGGCTGCGGCCCGGCCCGTCGCTCACGCCGATCCTCCGTGCGCCGCTGCTGCTGCACGGCTTCCCGGCCGCCCTGGCCTACCTGATCGTCTTCGGGAATGCTGGCTGGCTGAACCGCATCCTGCAAGCCCTGCTGGGGCTGTCCCAGCCGCCCCTGCCGCTGGCGTTCAGCGTGGAGGCGCTGCTGCTGTTCTTCTCGATCTTCGGCCTGCCGTACTTCCTGGCCTACACCATCGTGGCCGTGGGGCGGGAGGCTGCCGACTTCGAGGATACGGGTCGGCTGCTCGGGGCTGGCCCGTTCGAGACGTTCCGGCGCGTGACCCTGCCGCTGACCGGGCCGGCGCTGCGCGCGGCGGCCTGCCTGGCCTACATCCTGGTGGCCGGCTCGCTGGCCGTCCCGATGCTGATCGGCGGGGCGCGCCACGCGCTGCTCTCCGCTGAGATCTTCAGCCAGTTGACCTCGTTCGCGGATGTCTCGCGGGCGTCGGCCCTGGCGCTCGGGCTGGCCCTGACGCTGTTCGTCGCGCTGACGCTGGTCGAGCGGCTGGTGGCCGCGGGCGTGCGGCTGCTGGCGTCCGGCCGGCTGTTCCGGCCGCGCGCGGCTGCCGACGGCTCAGACGGCGCCGCAGCCGAGGGCGCACGTGGGCGCCGCCTACAGTCGTGGCTGGCCGCCGCGTACCAGTGGGGCTGGGCGGCCTTGCTGGCGTTGCTGGTGCTGACGCCGCTCTACGCCTCCTTCGTCGGCGATTGGGGCAACAGCCTGTTGCCACGCACCTGGACGCTCCGCTGGTACCTGCAGGTCGATCCGCGCTTCTGGAGCTCGGTGCAGTTGAGCATCGTGCTCAGCTTCGCGGCGGTGCTGCTGACGCTGGCGCTCGGGCTGCCGCTGGCGGCGGCCTGGCGCTTCGCGCCGCTCCCCGGCAAGGGGGTGCTGCGCGTGCTGGTGCTGCTGCCGATCGGCGTGCCAGGCTTCCTGTGGGGGTTGAGCCTGCTGGTGCTGGCCCACGCGACGGCCCCCGCCCTGGCGCGCGGGCCGGCCCTGCTGGTGGTGGGGCAGGCGTTCCTGGCGCTGCCGTTCATGGTGCGGGTGCTGATGGCGGCGCTCGAAGGGCTGGACGGCGAGTACCTGGCGGTGGCGGCCGGGCTGGGCGCTGGGCGTTGGGAGCGGACGCGCCGGGTGCTGCTCCCGCTGCTGCTGCCGTCCATCGGGGTGGGGGCGGCGCTGGTCTTCGTGCGGACGTTCGGCGAGTCGAACCTGGCGCTGATGGTCGCGCCGACGCGCTACCAGACGGCCCCGTTGTGGCTGTACGAGGCGGTGGGGGTGTCTGGGATCGGGGCGGCCAGCGCGCTGGAAGTGTTCCTGGTGGCCGCGCCCCTGATGGTGCTGCTCTCCTGGGAAGCGTGGCTCAGGCGGCGCGCGCCGTGGTCGCTGGCCCGCGCGGCGCTGCCGGTCTAG